TCCTGCTGTGAACAGGCGACAGCTACCGCTGCGGAAATCGCAACGATGGAGACCGCGCCTGCTGCTCGTTTCATCAGATTGGTATCCATGAATTGAACGTAACAATGTAAGCGTGGCAATTAGGTGAGTTTTTCGATGTTCACCAATTGTCGGGAGAACGGCCATTAATTCGCCGAACGCATACCGCATGCACACAAATGGCTCTGAATATGTGCGCCAGGTATGCGCTCGGCGATAAAAGGAACGGTCAGGAAGCCGGCGTCAGCTCGCAGACGTAGTCGCCGACGTCGATGTGCACCTCGGCTGCCTCCGGCACGGTGGGCGTGGGCACGACGTTGAGCTGGAACTGCTCGCGACCGAAGTCGTCGGTGGTTCCGGGCCACTGCTCCTGCAAGATGTCGCTGATCAGACCGGCCACGGCGGGCTCGGTGACGCGGTAGGTCTCGGCCTGGCAGAACTTGGAGTACACCTCGGTGACGCGGATACGCGCCTTTTCGATGGGCAATGTGCCCAGGTCCTCACCGGTTTCGGGGTCGCGCACGGCGGTCCCGGTGGCGCCGATGACCGAGAAGATCATCCCGACCTCGACACCGGCGTCATCACCCTTGTTGACCAGCACCGAGTAGCGGTCGACGATATCGGCGACCTTCCCGATGATCGGGTCTACGGGCTCGGGCTCCTGCTCACCAGCCGATTGCTCCACCGGCGTCGTCTCTTCAGGCATTGCCCACGCCAACGGTGTAGTTGTTCGGGCGTGCCGCGGACTCGATTTTTTGCCGCTCGGGCTGTCCGGCGTTCTCCGCCGTCGAGAAATCGGTCTTGGCCTTGGCCACCGCGGTGCTCGACACATTCTCGGACTCGCGCAGGGCCTGGAAGGCGTGGCGCAAAGTCAGACGGCTGATCGTCAGCGCGAGGTTGAGGGCGCTGGAGGCAGACTGCTTGTTGCCCTCGTTGAGATCGTTCGAGGCGGCCGCCAGGTGCTTGTCCACGTCCATCATGCCCTGCAGCGTCACCATCGTCGCGTACGCAGACTGCCCGACATTGCGGTCAAGCTTGTTGCTCTGCTGAATGCGGTGATAGAGATCGGCAATCAAGATTCCGGCGACGAGTGCCAGCAGTGGCGTGACGATCCCCTGTACGAATCGTGCGAGTTCGGTATCGCTCGCCGTGAAGCCGACAACCGCTGCGACGATCGTTGCGACAATCGCCGCAGCGACGATCGTCCAATGAACCAGCGTGGGCTTCGCGGGAAGCTGATCTGAATTTGCCAACGTCGTTACCGTCCGTTCGGTGAGTGGACACATTCACTGCATCCGTGACCCCATGAGCACTGACCGCAGCATGCTAACACCGCGCACGGGTTCGTCCAAGGTCAGGTTACGCGCAGCACTCCATGTTTGCTAAGTGGCTTTGCTGGAGGGTGCGAACGGGGCGGATCTACCGAATTTTGTTTAATCGCAAAGGATTATCCGCACTGCTGCTCGGCCGCGGCGTTCGTCGCCACGATCACCGCGGCTTGCCGATCCGCGGTCAGCTCGTGCCAGGTCTTGTGAAAGGTTCCGGGACCCACCTTGCCGGTGCTCTGGATGGACTGCAGGTACCCCTCCACGAGCTGGGCGGGGCCGTCTTCCTTGCCAGTCATCCAGTCAGCCGCCGCGCGGCACGCCTGGTAGTACTCCTCCTCCAGAGAACTGGGTGCGGCGTCTACAGACGTTGTGACGCCCGCGGGGGACAGTCCGGAGCCGGAGGCCGGAGGCTGCGCGGCGGGCGTCGCGAGGGTGGTGGTGGCGTTGGAGACCGCGCTCGGGGCCGCCTTGTCTGCGTGGTCGTCGGACTTCGACGTGCACGCCGCACCGATCAACGGGACGCAGAGGGCCATCAAGGTCGCGGCGATGCGAGTTTGGACGGTCACCACTCCAAAGTAGCAAGTACCTACCAGCGGCAACATTTACTCAGTCAGAGCTTTTGCTCGGAGGGGAAAACCGCTGGAAAACGCCGGTACCATTTCACCTGTGATGGGACACAGGGGTTTTCAGGGGTGTTGTCGCGGCTAGCCGCGACCACCCTGCCCCTGCCATCGATTGAGCCTTCATGACCACTGCATCTGTCCTGGATCTGCGCCGCCATTCCTCCGCCGGATCCTCGCCCACCCGACTGCGGCTTCCGGACCTACTCCGCATCACCGATGAGGGTGCCGACGACGCCCTGCACGGCCGTTTCGACCACCTGCTGCCCGCCGGGGGCCTGCCCGTCGACGAGCGCTGGGCCACCCGCATCCACGCCGACGACGAGCTCGACGTCTGGCTGATCAGCTGGGTCCCAGATAAGTCCACCGAATTGCACGACCATTGCGGATCGTTGGGTGCGCTGACCGTGCTCAGCGGGGCGCTGCACGAATATCGCTGGGATGGAAGCCAACTGGTGCGCCGTCGGCTCGATGCGGGCGATCAGGCCGGGTTCCCGCTGGGCTGGGTGCACGACGTGATGCGCGCGCCAGAGGCCCCGATACGCATCTCCACCGGCCCCACGCTCAGCGTGCACGCCTACTCGCCGCCGCTCACCGCGATGTCGTACTACGAAGTGACCCAGGCCAACACGTTGCGGCGTAGCCGCACCATCCTCACCGACGAGCCGGAGGGGCCCGCGGCATGACGATCCACGATCTACTGGCCACGGCGCGCGGTCGCCTGCGGCGTCTGCCCGCCGACGAGGTGCCGACGGCGTTGGGTCGCGGCGCGTTTCTGGTCGACATTCGCCCCGCCGCGCAACGTGCCGAAGAGGGCGAGGTGGTCGGTCAAATAGCGGAAGCCCTCGTCATCGAGCGCAATGTCCTGGAATGGCGCCTGGACCCGGAAAGCGACGCCAGAATCCCGCAGGCGGGCAATCACGACGTGGAATGGGTCATCCTGTGCCAGGAGGGCTACACCTCCAGCCTGGCCGCTGCCTCACTGCAGGAGATCGGCCTGTACCGCGCCACCGATGTCATCGGCGGGTACAAG
The nucleotide sequence above comes from Mycobacteroides saopaulense. Encoded proteins:
- a CDS encoding lipoprotein LpqV, which encodes MLPLVGTCYFGVVTVQTRIAATLMALCVPLIGAACTSKSDDHADKAAPSAVSNATTTLATPAAQPPASGSGLSPAGVTTSVDAAPSSLEEEYYQACRAAADWMTGKEDGPAQLVEGYLQSIQSTGKVGPGTFHKTWHELTADRQAAVIVATNAAAEQQCG
- a CDS encoding cysteine dioxygenase, which translates into the protein MTTASVLDLRRHSSAGSSPTRLRLPDLLRITDEGADDALHGRFDHLLPAGGLPVDERWATRIHADDELDVWLISWVPDKSTELHDHCGSLGALTVLSGALHEYRWDGSQLVRRRLDAGDQAGFPLGWVHDVMRAPEAPIRISTGPTLSVHAYSPPLTAMSYYEVTQANTLRRSRTILTDEPEGPAA
- a CDS encoding rhodanese-like domain-containing protein, with protein sequence MTIHDLLATARGRLRRLPADEVPTALGRGAFLVDIRPAAQRAEEGEVVGQIAEALVIERNVLEWRLDPESDARIPQAGNHDVEWVILCQEGYTSSLAAASLQEIGLYRATDVIGGYKALKDKGILI